In Spirochaeta isovalerica, the genomic window TTGTTACCGGCTCCTGGCTGACTCTGAGAATTTCGGGTAAGAGGTCCCGGATGCAGAAGAGAAATTTCGCAGGATTCATCATCGCGGCTCTTCTGGTACACATAATAGGTCCTTTCCTTACGGGAAATCCCGACTTGTACTTTTTTGCTATGCCCTTTCCCTGGTCTTCCACTGCTTTGCAGACCCTCGTCGACAGATCATCTTTTTACACTCATCACTTGCCCTTGTGGGGGCTGGGAGGAATCAGCGCTTCCCTTACTGTTTATCTGATTATTACAATAATCGTCTTTACCGGCACGGTTCTGCTGGGCAGAAGGTGGCAATGCTCGACTCTTTGTCTTTTTAACGGATTTATTTCGGAAACTTTCTCTCCGGCTTTTCCTCTCGTGGGAAAAAAAACGGCACCGGGAAGTAAACTGAGGAAACTGTTTGTTGTTTTGAAGTGGGCTCTTCTGGTTATCGCATTTATATTTTTTCTCTTCTGGTTTTATATTCTGATCAGCGGAGATTACCGGGAGTCCGCTGCCGATTTATTTGCCGATATTGAAGTGTACAAATACCTCTCTGTCGAGCTGTTGATGGCCATGTTTTTCTGGGTCGCTTTTACAGGACGGGGATACTGTTACTATTGCCCTCTCGGAACTGTTCTGGGCTGGGTTTCCCGACTGGCGGGACAGAGAATTCGAACTGATATTTCCGATTGCATCAAGTGTGGTAAATGCAATGTCAGCTGCCCCATGGGCATTGAGATTAAGATGTCTGCAGAGGAAAAGAAGGACGTCTATTCTTCACTTTGCGTCGGATGCGGGCACTGTGTCGATATATGTCCTGTCGGAACTCTGGAGTATTCCACAGCTTTTCTGGGAAAAATCAGGAGGGGAAAATGAGAAAATCCGTAAAACTGGCTATTCTGCTGATAAGTGTTCCTATCATTCTGCTGGCAGGAGCCGCCTCCTGGATTGCATTCTCTCCGGGAAGTACAGATTACGGAGTATTTCTGAAGATGAGAGAATACCAGATCGGGACTCTCAATATGTACGGCGCAGAAGAAAAAGGGATCAACCGCTATTTTGAAAACTACAAACTCGACCTACCTTTTCTCTATAAAGTGATGTTCAAAGCGGACAATCTCTCCCTCTTTCTCAGGAGCTACAGAACGGAAAAAATCGATACGGCTTCGATTAATCAGCTT contains:
- a CDS encoding 4Fe-4S dicluster-binding protein — its product is MKGEIKALKILLALYIFLCLLIAGLNYGLAPHVSEAGSRIIRSIWNIYENYFKTFLIVTGSWLTLRISGKRSRMQKRNFAGFIIAALLVHIIGPFLTGNPDLYFFAMPFPWSSTALQTLVDRSSFYTHHLPLWGLGGISASLTVYLIITIIVFTGTVLLGRRWQCSTLCLFNGFISETFSPAFPLVGKKTAPGSKLRKLFVVLKWALLVIAFIFFLFWFYILISGDYRESAADLFADIEVYKYLSVELLMAMFFWVAFTGRGYCYYCPLGTVLGWVSRLAGQRIRTDISDCIKCGKCNVSCPMGIEIKMSAEEKKDVYSSLCVGCGHCVDICPVGTLEYSTAFLGKIRRGK